Part of the Gemmatimonadaceae bacterium genome is shown below.
CGCGCATCTCCCGCGACCTCACCGCGCCGCTCCCCTCGGCTCTCCCCTCGATGGAGAGCAGCCACGAGATGGCGATGCTCGCCATTCTCGTTGGCGTGAGTGCCCTCGCCCTCGCCCTCCCCATGGCCTGGGTCTACATGCACACACGACAAAAGAAGGGGTACCAGCAGTCTGTCGTGCATACGATCGTCCTGCTGCCGGCGGTTGTGGCGGCCGTGGCCCTGCTGGTGCGCAACAACATCGGCCTGGCGTTTTCCCTGGCCGGCATCGTCGCCGCCGTGCGCTTCCGCACGACGCTCGATGATTCCAAAGACGCCGTCTTCATCTTCGCGGTCAGTGCGCTCGGCCTGGCGTGTGGCGTGCACCTGGAGTTCGCCGCCGCGCTTTCGCTGATCTTTACGGCGTTGGCTCTCGGGCTCTGGTACACGGACTTCGGCCGCACGCCGCCGGGGCTCGAGGACGCGCGCGCCGAGCAACATTTGCAGCGCGCCTTGCAGATCGCGAACAGGACGAGTCAGTTCGTGGCGCGCATCGACCGCGAGATCCTGGAGGGCATGGCGCCCGCCCAGCTGGAAGCGCTGGCGCAGCGCGTCAAGCGTCGAAAGAACGAAGTTTCGGACGGCACGACGGAGCGATGGGACGCGACCATGCTGATCACGATATCGGACGACGCCGGCCGGCCCGCGGTCGAGCGCATCCTGCAGGAGCGGGCCAAGCGCCATGAGTTTGCCCGTGCGGAGTTTCTCCCCGGTGGGACGCGCCTTACCTATCAGGTGCGGGCGCGACGAGCCATTCCCATTGCCGACCTCGCGACGTTCATCGAGAACGACGCCAGTGAACACGTGACCTCCGTCGAGGTGACCGAGACATGACAGATCACACCGTGGTTCGCGCGGGGCACTTGAGCCGAGCATGGCTCCTCGCGGCGTGCATCGGCGCCGGCTTCCTGCCGGCGGTGTTGCTGGGACAGTCGGAAAAGGGCGCCGGAAAGGGCAAGAAGGACGACAAGCCCATGACGGCGGCGGACAGCGCGCGCGCGGAGGAGGAGAAGCGCATCGACCGCGCCCGCAAGGCGGCATCGCGAGCGCTCTTTGCCAGCACGGATCCGGTGGAGTTCACGCTCATCGCGAACTACGGCGCCATCTCCCGCGACCGGGACACGCTGAGTACCAAGCGGTTCGACGGCGTGGTGGTCGTGAAGGACTCCTCGGGGGCAGACCGGCGAATTCCGGTGCGGCTGCGCACGCGCGGCCACTTTCGTCTGATGGCGCGCAATTGCCGCTTTGTGCCGCTGCGCATCGACTTCCCCGACTCGGGGCTCAAGGACACACCATTCGCCGGACAGAAGGGGATCAAGCTCGGCACCCACTGCCAGAACAACGACGACCGGTACGACGAATACACGCGGCGCGAGTACCTCGCCTATTCGCTGTTCAACGCCGTCACCGATCAGAGCTTCCGGGCGCGGCTCGCCATGGCCAACTACGTGGACTCCGCGTCGGGAAAGAGCGTGGCACGGCGCGTGGCCCTGTTCATCGAGAGCGAAAACGACGTCGGCCGCCGACTGCAGGCCAACGTGCGCGAGATGCGGGGCGCGCTGTTCGACGATCTCGACCTCGACCAGCTCATGAACGTCTCGTTCTTCGAATACGCCATCGGCAACACCGACTTCTCGATCTACTCACTGCACAACATCCGCGTTGCAGCCACAACGACGGGCAGGGTCATCCCCCTGGCCTATGACTTTGATTTCTCCGGGTTGGTGGGGGCGCATTACGCCACGCCGGACCCGCGCATGGGGCTACGATCGGTACGCGAGCGCCGCTATCGCGGCCCGTGCCGACCAATCGAAGCATACCAGGCCGCCGCCGCCCGCTTCATCGCGAAGAAGCCGGCGATGTTTGCGGCCATCGAGGCGGTGCCGGGTTTTTCACGCGATGAACAGAACAACGCACGCAGCTACCTGCAGGATTTTTTCTCGGTGATCGAGAACCCGGGTCGCCTCAAGCGCGAGCTGTTCGATCAGTGCGAGAAGAAGGCCGGCGTGTAGCCTCTCGCAGGAGCGCCATGCAGCCCGCCACGATACGGCGCACGCCGGCGGGCACTTCGCTGTGAGGCGCGAGGCGCCACCCTCTTCCGTTGGCGGCGCCTCGGCTTATTCGAAGCTCGGTTCGTAGGCCTCGGCCGCGCGCGGGCGCATGTTGCCGTGGCGCTCGAGCGTTCGGACACAGGTGTTCCAGCGCAGGATCGACTCATCGTTCCCGGCCGGCCGGATCGACTCCGCCTTTTCGTACCAACCCAGCGCGCGGTCGATCCACTCCCAGGCCATCTCTTCGGCGCGCGGCAGCGCGCGGTGCTGGATGCCCTTGGCCCACCGTTCGCAGATGATGCCGCTGTAGTACGCCTGGCGATACGGATCGGTGAGTCGCGCGACCGCGTCGTTGGCGCGTTGCAGGTCCGCGCCCCGGCCCTCGCCAAACTGGTCCGTGATGGAGAGGACGTGCATGACGATCGCATCGGCGTTGTCGGGCTCGACCGCCAGAACGTCGAGGCAGATGCTCTCGGCCGCAACCGAGTCGTTCAGGACGCGATACCGATGCGCTTTCTGCAGCGCCATCGGCACGCCCTCGCGGGTGATCGGCTTGAGGTGAGGCACGGCGTTATTCGGTGAGAGTGTGGTCAGTCGATGGGCCGATGCGGCGTTCTGTTTCGGCGCAGCCCGCGTGCTCGCCGCGCAACGCGCGTGGTAAACGCGAGCCGCCCGATCCGAGTGAGCAGCGGAGCAGACATCAGTTCCGGATTCACCCTCGAGTGCCCTTGGCCGACTTGCCCCTGAACAGTCGCACCAGCTTGACGACGGGATCGTAGAACTCGTCGACCACACGCTCCTTGAGCGGAATGATCGCGTTGTCGGTGATCGTGATGTGCTCCGGGCAGACCTTCGTGCAGCATTTCGTGATGTTGCAGTAGCCGATGGCCTGGTCTTCCTTGAGGTCCGCGAGCCGGTCTTCGGTGTCGAGCGGGTGCATCTCGAGCGCCGCTGAGTACACAAAGAAGCGCGGCCCGATGAACTCGTCGTGCTTGTGGTGATCGCGCAGGACGTGGCACACGTCCTGACAGAGGAAACACTCGATGCACTTCCGGAACTCCTGCACCCGGTCGACGTCGACCTGCTGCATGCGCCAGGTGCCGTCGGGCGCGTCCGGCGTTCGCGGTCTGAACTTCCTGATCTTCTTCTTGACCTCGAAGTTCCACGACACGTCGGTCACGAGGTCGCGCACGTGCGGAAACGCACGCATCGGCTCGACCGTGATCGGCTTGTCCGTCGGCAGCTCATCCATGCGCGTCATGCACATGAGCCGCGGGCTACCGTTGATCTCCGCCGAGCATGACCCGCACTTGCCGGCCTTGCAGTTCCAGCGGATCGCCATGTCGTTGGCGTGCTCGGCCTGGATCTGGTGCATGGCGTCGAGCACGACCATGCCTTCGGTGACCTCGGTGGTGTAGTCCCTGAAGCCACCGTTCCCGCGTTCGCCCCGCCAGATCCGGAACTGAGTGTTCGGCATGGTGACCAGTGATTGAGCGTCTCCCCGTCCCTCCGCTACCCCGCCGTCCAGCTGACTATCCGTCCATCCGTCACGCTTTCTGTTCCTCGATGATCGCCTTCAGCTCATCCGGCATGGGCGGAATGGGCCGCCGCTCGAGATGCATGGACCCGTCCGCCCCTCGCTTCACCACGATGTTGAAGCTCGCGTATGCCGGGTCCTTCTCGGGATAGTCGTCACGAAAGTGGCCACCGCGACTCTCCTTGCGCTCGATCGCCGCACGGCCGATGGCTTCCGAGATGATGAGGAGGTTGTCCAGGTCGAGCGCCGTGTGCCATCCGGGATTGTACTCACGGTTCCCCTGCACGCCCACGCGGGCGGCGCGTTCGCGGAGCCGAGCCACGCCAGCCAGCGCGCGTGCCATTTCGTCTTCGGTGCGCACGATGCCCACCAGTTCCTGCATCATGTCCTGCAGCTCGTGCTGGATCTGGTAGGGCGCTTCGCCGCCCGCGCCACGATCAAAGGGCGCGAGCGCGGCGGAGACGGCGGCGTCGACCTCTCCCTGGTTCACTCGCGCCCCCGGATTCTCCCGGGCGAACGTAGCCGCGTGTTCTCCGGCTCTCCTGCCAAACACGAGAAGGTCGGAGAGGGAGTTTCCGCCGAGCCGGTTGGCCCCGTGCAGGCCGGCCGCGCACTCGCCGGCGGCAAAGAGCCCGGGCACCGTGCTCATCTGTGAATCGCCATCCACTCGCACGCCGCCCATGACGTAGTGGGTCGTCGGTCCCACCTCCATGGGCGTCGTGGTGATATCGATGTTCGCCAGTTGCATGAACTGGTGGTACATCGACGGCAGCTTCTTGCGGATGTGCTCTGGGGCGTTCGGGATCCGCTCCTTGATCCACGCGATGTCGAGGAACACGCCGCCGTGTGGGCTCCCGCGCCCCTCGCGCACCTCACGCTGGATGCACCGCGCCACGTGATCGCGGGTGAGGAGTTCGGGCGGGCGACGCGCCGCCTTGTCGCCCTGGGTGTAGCGCCACCCCTCTTCTTCGCTGTCGGCCGTCTGGTTCCGGTAGTTCTCGGGGATGTCCTCGAACATGAACCGTTTGCCCTGCGAGTTGCGAAGCACCCCGCCTTCGCCGCGCACGCCTTCGGTCACGAGGATGCCCCGCACGCTCGGCGGCCAGACCATGCCCGTCGGGTGGAACTGCACGAACTCCATGTCCATCAGTTCGGCGCCCGCGCGCCAGGCCAGCGCGTGGCCGTCGGCCGTGTATTCCCAGCTGTTGCTCGTGATCCTGAACGCACGGCCCACGCCGCCGGTGGCGAGTACGATCGCCTTGCAGGCAAACACGCGAAAGCGGCCTCGCTCACGATCGTACGCGAGTGCACCGGCCACGCGACCGCCGTCCATCAACAGCGCGCTGACCGTGACCTCCATGTGCACGTCGATTGCCTGGTGGATCGCGTGGTCCTGCAGCGTGCGGATCATCTCGAGACCGGTCCGGTCGCCAACGTGGGCCAGCCGCGGGTATCGGTGTCCTCCAAAGTTGCGTTGCAGGATGCGCCCATCCGCCGTCCGATCGAACACCGCACCCCAGGCTTCGAGTTCGCGCACGCGATCCGGCGCCTCCTTCGCGTGCAGCTCGGCCATGCGCCAGTTGTTGAGGTACTGTCCGCCGCGCATCGTGTCGGCGAAGTGCACCCGCCAATTGTCGCGATCGTCGACGTGACCCATCGCCGCAGCCATGCCTCCCTCCGCCATGACCGTGTGCGCCTTGCCGAGCAGCGACTTGCACACGAGGCCGACGCGCACCCCGGCATCCGCGGCCGCGATCGCCGCACGCAACCCTGCGCCACCCGCCCCGATGACCAGCACATCGTGCTCAATGCGCTCGACCGACATCTACAGGATCCTCAGGTCGGTGATGACGCCCATCGAGCACAGCCGCACGTACACGTCGGTGAGGGCTACGGAGAACAGGCTCGCCCAGGCCCAGTTCATGTGGCTCCGGTTGCAAACGCTCGAACAATCGTACGCCAGCTTTCGCACCGGTGACCCCGAGATCCGGTTCAGCATGCCGCCGACCACGTGCCGCATCGAATGGCATCCGATCGTATAGCCGGTGAGCAACACGACGTTCGCGACGAGCACGATCGAGCCCACGCCGATGCCAAAGGTCGTCTGTCCGCCGGGCGTGGCAAACCAGAAGCCCTTCCACGCATCGTGCCAGAGGAAGATCAGGAAGATGAACGCGAGGAGCAGGCCATAGCGATGGACGTTCTGCAGGACGAGCGGGAAGTAGCGCTCACCGAGATAGCTCCGGCGCGGCTCACCGACCGCACATCCCGGCGGATCCGCCCAGAACGCCTTGTAGTACGAGCCGCGGTAGTAGTAGCAGGTGAAACGGAAGAGCGCCGGAATCGGCAGGATGATCAGCGCGGGTGAAAACGGGAGCCACACCGGCCACCACCCCGGCTTTGGACCAAACCAGGCGTGCGGCGAGTCTCCCCACAGCTCGGGCGAGTAGAAGGGCGAGAGGTAGGGCCCGTGGGTGTAGTGCGCGTTCTGGAAGGCGGCCCACGTCGCGTACACGAGAAAGCTCGTGAGGATCGTGACGATGAAGACGTTGGGCACCCACCAGGCGTCGCGGCGGAGCGTCTCTCCGAATCCGCGCGGTTCCATCACCGGCAACGACCGCTGAGGCAGGGTCACGAGCGAGGACAGTGTGAGGGATTGTGGGCAGCAACCGGCAAGGCGCCGCAAAACAAGCATGGGGACGGCGCGCGGGTAAGAGGGCGTGGGGACGAAGCCTCGGGTCGAGCGCGCTCGAGCCCGTGACCACGCGATCGCACCACGCGACGCCTGGCGGCCACGCCCGTCCTGGCGCGGCGGCTTTCGCAGGGGTTCACGTACTCGCCTCGTCGGAAATACCGCGGCAATGCCATTGGCTGAGGGCACCCGCGGCCAGGCCCTTGCCCACCCGTTCCAGTCCGGCGTCCTTGAGCCGCACGGGAATCCCGGCCTGCGCCGCGACGCGGTCGATGAGAGGGGTCGTTAGGCTCCGGCTACCCCTCGGCATGTCCTTCCGTCACGCCAGCAATGTCTGGTCGCGGGTACGCGATGACAGCGCGCTTCGAGGGCTCGGAGAACCGCGGCTGTTGAACTCGCCCCGTGTCACCGAAGGGCGTACTATCTCGACATGCCTCCCCGAAGACCTGCGCCCGAATCCCCGGACGGCGAGCCACACGGCGCGGGTGACGCCGGCAGAGGACGCCGCGCACGGTCGCGCGCGCCCGAGGAGCTGATCGTCGTCGAAGGCCGCGAGGTCCGCCTCTCGAATCCCGACAAGATCCTCATCCCCGACGCGCGCGTCACCAAGCGCGCCCTCGTGGAGTACTACCTCGCCGTCGCGCCCGGGGCCCTCCGCGCCGCCGGTGGCCGGCCGAACGTGATGGTGCGCTATCCCAACGGTATCGGCGGCGAGTTCTTCTATCAGAAACGCGCACCCGGCAACCGGCCAGACTGGATCGACGTCGTAACGCTTCGCTTCCCCTCCGGACGCAGCGCCGAGGAGGTCGTCCCGCGGGACGCGGCGGCGCTGGCGTGGATGGCCAACCTCGCGTGTCTCGAGCTGCACCCGCACTCGGTGCGCGCCGATGACGTCGAGCATCCCGACGAGCTGCGCGTGGACCTGGATCCGGTGCCGGGCGTGCCGTGGGCACACATCCTCACGGTCGCGGCCGTGGTGCGAGAAGCCCTCGCGGACCTCGGCCTCGTCGGATGGCCCAAGACCTCCGGGTCGCGTGGCCTCCACATCAACGTCCGCATTCACCGCCAGTGGACGTTCGAGCAGGTCCGTCGCGCCGCGCTTGCCCTCGCGCGGGACGTCGAGCGACGCGCGCCGACGCTCGCCACGTCGAAATGGTGGAAGGAGGAGCGGCACGGCGTCTTCGTTGACTACAACCAGAACGCGAAGGATCGCACCGTGGCGGCGGGCTATTCGGTGCGACCCACTCCGGACGCTCGGGTGTCGGCGCCGCTCGCGTGGGACGAGGTCATGGAGTGTGACCCGGCGGACTTCACGCTGCACACCATGCCGGCGCGCTTCGCTGCGATCGGGGACCGACACGCCGGGATCGACGAGGTCGCCGGCTCCATCGAGCGGTTGCTGGAACTGTCGGCGGTCCACGAGCGTGCAGGCCACGGCGACGCACCCTGGCCACCGCACTATCGCAAGCAGGAGGGCGAACCACCGCGTGTGCAGCCGTCGCGGCGTCGGGTGCCGAGCAAGCCGCTGATCGAGATCGGGCGCGCGAAACGGAAAGTCGACGCGCTCGCGGGCCTCGATCGATGGAAGGCGCGACATCCCGCGGTGGCCACGCTGCTGCAGCCTTCCGACGTGCTCGTCGATGCCATGCGCGGTCGCTTTGCCACGTGGACGCGGATCCGCGTGAACCTCGAACATGTGCCTGACGAGTTGCGACCTCCTCAGGAACCGCTGGATCCCGACGAGAAGATCCTGCCGAGTTCGTACGACGGTACCACCTCGAGCTGATCGTACCGGCAGTCCGCCGGCGTCCGGTCGTGCCGCCAGCGGATGAACGTCGTCGCGTGGCGAAAGCGGCTCCCCTGCAGGTGGTCGTACTTCACCTCGACGACGCGCTCGACACGGAGCGGCTCCCACGAGAGATCCTTGCCTGCGGTCCAGCGACTCTGCCCTCCGGGCATGCGGCCGGTGGCGTGTGCCTGGGCGTCCGCCCAGGCGCGCCAGGGATGGTTCTCGAGCGCGTGCTCGCGCAGCGGCGCGAGTTCGGCCGCCAGCGCTCGCCGCGTCTGCATGGTGAACGAGGACGTCACCCCCACGTGGTGCAGCGTGCCCGCGTCATCATAGAGTCCCAGGAGCAGCGAACCAACCGCGTCGGTCGAATCCTTGTACCAGCGGAACCCGGCGACGGCGCAGTCGGCGGTTCGCGCGTGCTTGATCTTGAACATCGCACGCTTGCCGGGTGCATAAGGCGCATCGATCGGTTTGGCCATGACACCATCGAGTCCCGCGCCCTCGAACTCCTGGAGCCAGCGTGCGGCGAGGCCGCGATCACGCGTTGCCGGAGTGAGGTGGATTGGAGGCGCCGCCGTGGCCAGGAGCAACTCGAGCCGACGACGCCGCTCGCCCTGCGGTACCGCGCGCAGGTCGGACCCTTCGGCGGCGATGAGGTCGAATGCCACGAAGGAAGCCGGGGTCTCTTTCGCGAGTTTGGCCACGCGCGAAGCGGCGGGATGCAGGCGCGTCTGCAGCGCCTCGAAGTCGAGGCCACGTTCGCCGACGATCACGATCTCGCCATCCAGCACGCACCCGTCAGGCAGGTTGGTAAGCAGCAACTCGCGCAGTTCAGGGAAGTACCGGTCGAGCGGACGCAGGTCGCGGCTCTGGATCATCACGTCGCCCCGGCCACGGAACACGAGCGCACGAAAGCCGTCCCACTTGGGCTCATAGAGGTACTCGCCCTCCTCCGGCAGCGATTCCGCGGCCTTCGCGAGCATGGGCTCCAGCGGCGGCGGAACGGGGTACGTCTCATCGCTCATGGCCGGAAATCCCGCGTCGGCCGCTCCGCGCACGCAACGCCGTGGGGCGCGGAGCCAGTCTGGCGGTGCAGAGGATCGTTCTGAGGCATACGGGACAGCTTGTCACGGGGAGGATCCCTGACGCCAGCTGGCCGGGACGACACGTGAGTGCGACGCATCCGCGCGGAACCGACCGGGGAAGGCACCGGGCTCGCAACCTCCTCGCCCGTCCGAGGTACAACGAAATCCTACCGGACGCGAGGCTCCCGTGCAGGCCGTTCGTTGTGAGGCATGCGGACACAAGGCTCTCGTCGCCGCGTCTCAATGTCCGTTGTGCGGCCACCTGTTCGACTTGCGCGACAGCTTCGGCGAGCTGCTGCCGCTCGCGCACTGTGAGTCGTGCGGCTGCGACTACCCGCGGCGTGACGGTGCCTGCAAGTGGTGCGGCACCACGCCAGCACCGCGCCGTGTGACCGGTGCGGTGGTGCTCAAGGCAGGGGGCGCGCTTGCCTTTGTTGGTATGGCCATCGGCGTGTGGGCCACCCGAGACGCGGCAGAGGAATCTCCCGTGCCCGACGAGCGCGGGCGCGTCGCGGCGCTGGTCAACGCGCCACGGCTGGTAACACCGAAGAGCGAGGCATTCACACCCGCGGTTGTCTCGCGCGACACTTCCTCAACACGCACGCTCGACGCGCTCTCGCCGGGAACACGCGACACGTCCTCCGCAGGGGCACTCGAGGTTTCCTCGGCGCGAATGCCCTCGACGGGCGCGCCTGACACAACCTCCGCGACCGCGCTCGACGCGATCCCGCGAGCGCGTCCGGCGACCGCCGCCGCCGCTGAACCTTCGCTGCGTGCGACCCCTGTCCCGAGCGCGCCCGCAGGAGACACCGCCGCTCCTGCGCCGGCGGCACCGCTGCCCGTGCGACCTGCGACGCCCTCACGAGCCGCACGAAGCGGCGTCGCAGCCCGGGCACCAACCGCGGCGCCACGCACCTCGGCACGCACACCCGCGCGACGTTCGACCACGCGATGGCGAAGCGTGGTCGCGCGCGACTGGCTGATCGTGCGCGCGGCCCCCGCCCGGACGGCCCGCCTGCTCGGCTCACTCGGCCCGGATACACGCATCCAGCTCGGGGAATCGCGGGCGGGATGGGTGCGGGTGCGGATCCGCGGTCTTGCCGGCTGGGTGGATGAGTCGAGGTTGCTCGCGCGGGGTGCGCCCTAGCGCCGCGCAGCATCTGCACGATACACCACCTTTCCGCCCACGATGGTCAGCATGACCTGCGCGTCGCGCAGCGCGGCCGGCGGCGTGGTAGTCAGGTCACGATCGAGCATCACGAGGTCGGCCAGCTTCCCCACTTCGATCGAGCCCTTGTCCTTGTCCTCGAACGCGGCGAACGCCGACCCCATGGTGTGCGCCCGCAGGGCTTCCTCCACGGTGATCTTCTGCGCCGGCACCCACCCCTCGGGGTTTCGGTCATCGAGGGTCCGGCGCGTCACCGCGGCGTAGATCGCGAGCAACGGTTTGGGAGGCGCGACGAACCAGTCGGAGCCGAAGGCGAGCGTCGCGCCGCTGTCGATCAGCGACCGGAACGCGTACGTGCGCGACGCCCGCTCGGGACCGATGACCTGCTCGGCCCAGCGCCCGTCGTCGATCGCATGGTAGGGCTGCATGGAAGGGAGGACGCCGAGCGAGGCAAAGCGCCCCATGTCGTTCGGTCCGATGTGCTGCGCGTGTTCGATGCGAAAGCGTCGGTCGTGCGGACCGTGTTCGCGGGTCACGCGCTCGAAGAGGTCGAGTTGCGATCCGATCGCGCGGTCACCGATCGCATGCACGATGACGTGAAGTCCCGCGGCGTCTGCGCCTTTCACGTAGGCGTACATCGAATCGGGAGGTGTGACGAGGAGTCCGGTGTCCGAGGGCGCGTCGGTGAAGCCCTCGTACATCGCCGCGGTGTGCGACCCCAGCGATCCATCGACGAAGCCCTTGAGCGCTCCCCAGCGCAGCCATTGGTCACCGCGGCCCGCGGCAGCGACCGTGTCGCGGAGCTGTTCCCAGGTGTCGAGCGGCACGGCGGCGTAGATGCGCGTCGAAAGTCGGCCGCTCGCCGTGGCCCGCCTGAAGATCGCCAGGTCGTTCCAGCTCCCCATGTGGTGCACGCTCGTCACGCCCTGCGCCGCCACGAACGCCATGGCGGCATCGAGCGCGCGGTCTTCCATCTCGGGCGGAGGCGCCGGCATCACGCGCGTCACCAGATCCCCGGCGTTGTCCTTCAGCACACCGGTAGGCTCGCCACGGTCGTCACGAACGATCTCGCCACCCGGTACCTCGGCGGTCGCGCGACTGATTCCCGCCGCGCGCAGCGCCGCCGAGTTCGCGAGGTGCATGTGCCCGTCGAGTCGGTTGAGCCAGACCGGATTGTCCGGCGTCACCGAATCGATCCAGTCCGCCCGTGGGAGTTCACCACCCCACAGGGTATGGTCCCAGTCGCCGTTGGTGATCCACGCGCCCTTCGGGATGCCACGGGCAAAGTCGCGGACCCGGGATACGAACTCCGCCTTCGTCCCTGCGTCCCGAAGTTGGACCGACGAGAGCGCGAACCCCCCGAGCACGAAGTGCACGTGCGCGTCGACGAAACCCGGGACCACCATCTGCCCCTTCGCGTCGATCACCTCCGCCGCGCGTGCCGACTTGCGCACCTCCGCGCTCGATCCCACGAGCACGATGCGATCGTTGCTCACCGCAATGCCGTCGGCCCAGGGTCGCTGTGCGTTCCCGGTCCACACGCGCGCATTCACGATGGCGAGCGTGACCGGCGCGTGTTCGGGCATGGCGCAGGCAGTGAGGAGGAGAACGATTGTGAGGACCGCGCGCATCATTGGCGACTGCACGAGGGCGCGCGGCTCAGCGCCGCTCCATCGCATCCCGGATGTCGAGCAGGATCTCGAAGTACAGCTGCTCTCGCCGATACGCAAAGTCGAGGCTCTGCATCTGGCCGTCGTCGCCTCCGGCCTTGGCGCGCTCGAAAGCGTCGCGGTACATGTCGTCGAGGTTGGCGAGGACGCGTTCGCGGGAACGGGACATACGGGTTCTCTCGATGGCTCGGGAAGTCAATCGGGGCGGCTCATCCCGTGCCTCCGGGCGATCGTC
Proteins encoded:
- a CDS encoding DUF4956 domain-containing protein, encoding MTGPSRLRALLSGIIARLTLYYAALFGLVWVAWNVMPAPVRDFLARNLGPVMGETRISRDLTAPLPSALPSMESSHEMAMLAILVGVSALALALPMAWVYMHTRQKKGYQQSVVHTIVLLPAVVAAVALLVRNNIGLAFSLAGIVAAVRFRTTLDDSKDAVFIFAVSALGLACGVHLEFAAALSLIFTALALGLWYTDFGRTPPGLEDARAEQHLQRALQIANRTSQFVARIDREILEGMAPAQLEALAQRVKRRKNEVSDGTTERWDATMLITISDDAGRPAVERILQERAKRHEFARAEFLPGGTRLTYQVRARRAIPIADLATFIENDASEHVTSVEVTET
- a CDS encoding succinate dehydrogenase/fumarate reductase iron-sulfur subunit, whose product is MPNTQFRIWRGERGNGGFRDYTTEVTEGMVVLDAMHQIQAEHANDMAIRWNCKAGKCGSCSAEINGSPRLMCMTRMDELPTDKPITVEPMRAFPHVRDLVTDVSWNFEVKKKIRKFRPRTPDAPDGTWRMQQVDVDRVQEFRKCIECFLCQDVCHVLRDHHKHDEFIGPRFFVYSAALEMHPLDTEDRLADLKEDQAIGYCNITKCCTKVCPEHITITDNAIIPLKERVVDEFYDPVVKLVRLFRGKSAKGTRG
- a CDS encoding fumarate reductase/succinate dehydrogenase flavoprotein subunit — protein: MSVERIEHDVLVIGAGGAGLRAAIAAADAGVRVGLVCKSLLGKAHTVMAEGGMAAAMGHVDDRDNWRVHFADTMRGGQYLNNWRMAELHAKEAPDRVRELEAWGAVFDRTADGRILQRNFGGHRYPRLAHVGDRTGLEMIRTLQDHAIHQAIDVHMEVTVSALLMDGGRVAGALAYDRERGRFRVFACKAIVLATGGVGRAFRITSNSWEYTADGHALAWRAGAELMDMEFVQFHPTGMVWPPSVRGILVTEGVRGEGGVLRNSQGKRFMFEDIPENYRNQTADSEEEGWRYTQGDKAARRPPELLTRDHVARCIQREVREGRGSPHGGVFLDIAWIKERIPNAPEHIRKKLPSMYHQFMQLANIDITTTPMEVGPTTHYVMGGVRVDGDSQMSTVPGLFAAGECAAGLHGANRLGGNSLSDLLVFGRRAGEHAATFARENPGARVNQGEVDAAVSAALAPFDRGAGGEAPYQIQHELQDMMQELVGIVRTEDEMARALAGVARLRERAARVGVQGNREYNPGWHTALDLDNLLIISEAIGRAAIERKESRGGHFRDDYPEKDPAYASFNIVVKRGADGSMHLERRPIPPMPDELKAIIEEQKA
- a CDS encoding succinate dehydrogenase gives rise to the protein MEPRGFGETLRRDAWWVPNVFIVTILTSFLVYATWAAFQNAHYTHGPYLSPFYSPELWGDSPHAWFGPKPGWWPVWLPFSPALIILPIPALFRFTCYYYRGSYYKAFWADPPGCAVGEPRRSYLGERYFPLVLQNVHRYGLLLAFIFLIFLWHDAWKGFWFATPGGQTTFGIGVGSIVLVANVVLLTGYTIGCHSMRHVVGGMLNRISGSPVRKLAYDCSSVCNRSHMNWAWASLFSVALTDVYVRLCSMGVITDLRIL
- the ligD gene encoding non-homologous end-joining DNA ligase — translated: MPPRRPAPESPDGEPHGAGDAGRGRRARSRAPEELIVVEGREVRLSNPDKILIPDARVTKRALVEYYLAVAPGALRAAGGRPNVMVRYPNGIGGEFFYQKRAPGNRPDWIDVVTLRFPSGRSAEEVVPRDAAALAWMANLACLELHPHSVRADDVEHPDELRVDLDPVPGVPWAHILTVAAVVREALADLGLVGWPKTSGSRGLHINVRIHRQWTFEQVRRAALALARDVERRAPTLATSKWWKEERHGVFVDYNQNAKDRTVAAGYSVRPTPDARVSAPLAWDEVMECDPADFTLHTMPARFAAIGDRHAGIDEVAGSIERLLELSAVHERAGHGDAPWPPHYRKQEGEPPRVQPSRRRVPSKPLIEIGRAKRKVDALAGLDRWKARHPAVATLLQPSDVLVDAMRGRFATWTRIRVNLEHVPDELRPPQEPLDPDEKILPSSYDGTTSS
- a CDS encoding ATP-dependent DNA ligase; the protein is MSDETYPVPPPLEPMLAKAAESLPEEGEYLYEPKWDGFRALVFRGRGDVMIQSRDLRPLDRYFPELRELLLTNLPDGCVLDGEIVIVGERGLDFEALQTRLHPAASRVAKLAKETPASFVAFDLIAAEGSDLRAVPQGERRRRLELLLATAAPPIHLTPATRDRGLAARWLQEFEGAGLDGVMAKPIDAPYAPGKRAMFKIKHARTADCAVAGFRWYKDSTDAVGSLLLGLYDDAGTLHHVGVTSSFTMQTRRALAAELAPLREHALENHPWRAWADAQAHATGRMPGGQSRWTAGKDLSWEPLRVERVVEVKYDHLQGSRFRHATTFIRWRHDRTPADCRYDQLEVVPSYELGRIFSSGSSGS
- a CDS encoding SH3 domain-containing protein — translated: MRAAPARTARLLGSLGPDTRIQLGESRAGWVRVRIRGLAGWVDESRLLARGAP
- a CDS encoding amidohydrolase translates to MRAVLTIVLLLTACAMPEHAPVTLAIVNARVWTGNAQRPWADGIAVSNDRIVLVGSSAEVRKSARAAEVIDAKGQMVVPGFVDAHVHFVLGGFALSSVQLRDAGTKAEFVSRVRDFARGIPKGAWITNGDWDHTLWGGELPRADWIDSVTPDNPVWLNRLDGHMHLANSAALRAAGISRATAEVPGGEIVRDDRGEPTGVLKDNAGDLVTRVMPAPPPEMEDRALDAAMAFVAAQGVTSVHHMGSWNDLAIFRRATASGRLSTRIYAAVPLDTWEQLRDTVAAAGRGDQWLRWGALKGFVDGSLGSHTAAMYEGFTDAPSDTGLLVTPPDSMYAYVKGADAAGLHVIVHAIGDRAIGSQLDLFERVTREHGPHDRRFRIEHAQHIGPNDMGRFASLGVLPSMQPYHAIDDGRWAEQVIGPERASRTYAFRSLIDSGATLAFGSDWFVAPPKPLLAIYAAVTRRTLDDRNPEGWVPAQKITVEEALRAHTMGSAFAAFEDKDKGSIEVGKLADLVMLDRDLTTTPPAALRDAQVMLTIVGGKVVYRADAARR